The Fragaria vesca subsp. vesca linkage group LG2, FraVesHawaii_1.0, whole genome shotgun sequence genome includes a window with the following:
- the LOC101294240 gene encoding cell wall / vacuolar inhibitor of fructosidase 1-like — MDENLIKETCRKTPDYDICLYLLKYNGGSGIYSANRTRLADVMIDVVGLRATDALNKVEELLSKTPEDRPLTQCSTQYTYITSTMVPYAKMYAYTNPHAAGYLMHGIQDKAVKYCEDLFRGSSPLTDWNLGVQKVAAIAEAIIGQLG, encoded by the coding sequence ATGGATGAGAATCTCATCAAGGAAACATGCAGAAAGACACCAGACTATGATATCTGTCTCTATCTGCTTAAATATAATGGTGGCAGCGGGATCTATTCTGCAAATCGCACACGCTTGGCGGATGTAATGATCGATGTAGTCGGGCTTAGAGCAACCGATGCTCTAAACAAAGTTGAGGAGCTTCTAAGCAAAACACCAGAAGATCGACCTTTAACACAATGTAGCACACAATACACATATATTACATCAACTATGGTTCCGTATGCCAAGATGTATGCTTATACGAACCCTCATGCAGCAGGATATTTGATGCATGGCATTCAAGACAAGGCTGTGAAATATTGTGAAGATTTATTCAGAGGGTCGTCTCCTCTTACTGACTGGAATCTAGGTGTCCAAAAGGTTGCTGCTATTGCTGAAGCAATAATAGGGCAATTGGGTTAA
- the LOC101293953 gene encoding uncharacterized protein LOC101293953, protein MDENLIKETCRKTPNYDICLFLLKYNGGSGIYSANRTRLADVMIDVVGLRATDALSKAIELLRKTPQDLSLTICRKQYTYIKLIGVPTVKRDAYMNHQAAKKLMHEIYDRVGEGCEYLFRAGKSPLTEFNLGVQKVAAIAEAIIGQLG, encoded by the coding sequence ATGGATGAGAATCTCATCAAGGAAACATGCAGAAAGACACCAAACTATGATATCTGTCTCTTTCTGCTTAAATATAATGGTGGCAGCGGGATCTATTCTGCAAATCGCACACGCTTGGCGGATGTAATGATCGATGTAGTCGGCCTTAGAGCAACCGATGCTCTTTCCAAAGCTATTGAGCTTCTCCGCAAAACACCGCAAGATCTATCTTTAACGATCTGTAGAAAACAATACACATATATTAAGTTAATTGGCGTTCCGACTGTCAAGAGGGATGCTTATATGAACCATCAGGCAGCAAAGAAATTGATGCATGAAATTTACGACAGGGTCGGAGAAGGTTGTGAGTATTTATTCAGAGCTGGGAAGTCTCCTCTTACTGAATTCAATCTAGGTGTCCAAAAGGTTGCTGCTATTGCTGAAGCAATAATAGGGCAATTGGGTTAA
- the LOC101301451 gene encoding methyl-CpG-binding domain-containing protein 4-like → MKDTQETPKSSSKKPYSGQSSIDVLAAQCEKCKKWRVIQSEEEFEDIRSKLSEEPFYCNRKSGVSCEDPADIEYDSTRTWVVDKPNMPKTPEGFKRHLVLRRDYSKLDAYYITPEGKKLRSQNEIATILKGNPKYKGISPSDFDFGTPKVMEDTVPVDVPKKVPGSSNKKLKTTKD, encoded by the exons ATGAAGGACACTCAAGAAACCCCAAAATCCTCGTCCAAG AAACCATATTCAGGGCAAAGTTCCATTGATGTATTAGCTGCACAGTGTGAGAAATGCAAGAAATGGAGGGTGATTCAATCTGAAGAGGAGTTCGAAGACATCAGAAGCAAGCTCAGTGAGGAACCATTCTATTGCAACAGAAAATCTGGTGTGTCTTGTGAAGATCCTGCTGATATTGAGTACGATTCTACTAGGACATGGGTTGTGGACAAGCCCAACATGCCGAAGACACCAGAAGGGTTTAAGAGGCATTTGGTGCTTAGAAGAGACTATTCCAAACTGGATGCTTATTATATTACACCTGAGGGGAAAAAATTAAGATCCCAAAATGAGATCGCCACAATCTTGAAAGGCAATCCTAAGTACAAAGGCATATCCCCTTCAGATTTTGACTTTGGAACCCCAAAGGTTATGGAAGACACTGTTCCTGTGGATGTTCCTAAGAAGGTACCTGGTAGCAGCAACAAAAAACTTAAAACAACAAAGGACTAG